The genomic stretch tcttggtattgctgctagccaggacttggaggttgagcagttagatgtgaagacagctttccttcatggtgatttggaggaggaaatttatatggagcaaccagaaggcttcaaagtcaaaggtaaagataattttgtctgcaagttgaagaagagcttgtatgggctaaagcaagctccaagacagtggtacagaaagtttgattcatttatgacagaaaatggatacaaaagaacggcttcagatcattgtgtgtacatcaaatggtttggtgagaattttattattctcttactttatgttgatgacatacttattcttggaaaaggatatgtctaaaattgacatgttaaagaaggaactgagtgagtcttttgcaatgaaggacatggggccagcaaagcaaatactaggcatgcagatttctcgtgacaggaaaaacaagaagatttggttgtcacaggagaaatacatcgagaaggtattggaaagatttagtatgagtaatgctaagccagttggttctcctcttgcaggtcacttcaagttgtgctcagaacagagtccgtcaagtgatgaggagaaggagaaaatgcaaaaggttccttatgcttcagcagttggaagtttaatgtatgcaatggtatgtacgaggccggacatcgcatatgcagtgggtgttactagcagatttcttgcaaatccaggcaaagaacactgggcagcagtgaagtggatttttagatatctcagagggagctctaaggtttgtttaagctttggaagtggaccacctgcgttaacaggttacacagatgcagatatggcaagagatatagatacgaggaagtctacttcaggttatgtacttacttttgcagggggagctgtgtcatggcaatccaggttacaaaggtgtattgctctctccaccacagaagcagaatatattgctgctacagaggtatgcaaagaaatgttatggatgaaagaattcttacaagaattggggctgaaacaggaaaattatatgatgcattgtgacagccagagtgccatccatttgtgtaagaatccaatgtttcattccaagtcaaagcatatagatgttagataccactggattcgaaatgtatttgaagagaagcagttgcagctttagaaaattcatacagatgacaacggagcagacatgttgacgaagaccttaacaaaagaaagacaggagatatgccgacagttggtcggtatggcttcacattgaggagtcatgggacagcctcccttatgggctgaagggggaggttgttgggctgatggcccatattcagcccatgtgggctttatcagcccacagctcacaccccctcttaacctaaccctaattaagattaggggggtatggtggctgcgttttagaggcagattaaagctataaaaaggcagcaacgaggcagatctttgcagcgacgagattccaaagagaggaaggagaacaaggcagaagaggaagagaaagaaagggaagaagacaaggacagcgcagagagactgttcacaatcatctagcagtgttctcatctcaggttagatcaaatctacagtaggctcttgctgagattacttgggaggttttagatattgtgggcagtaacgtgatccttgtatcccagttattctcttgtggttgttgcttgggttttgggcaagagattgagatttgtatattcattattctcatagtggattatctctagtttgccccgtggtttttacccttcacattgaaggggttttccacgtatatcttggtgttctgattgattgtgtttccattttattccgctgcgtattttggtcttctagtatttgttcctatacaaaggttattcctgtttatatccccatcagtgtGATGGAATAATACCGTGTATAGTAGATCATTGACGAATAGAGGAAGATCGTCGTCGTACGAACAAGGTAGAAAAATCATTGTCGAGTCGGAATGAGAAAGACCATGgatccatgagagagagagagagagagacttcacTTTGGAACAGTAGAATCGATCCATCCCACGAGGGGAAATGTGGGGTTTTTCCTTTTGTAGCCAGTGGACTCCACTGTTGCTTCCAGTTTGACTTTCTTGCGTGGTCGGTCCCCGCGTGAGACCTTCACACTGTGAGCCGCTATTGGCCTCCTCCTTCGTCCACCCTCCCGTGGATACTTGCACTTTCTCTCACAGTTTATGGTTCACCTGGTCAACTAGGAGATACGAGCGGTGCGTCAAGTGGTTGGAGAAACATTGTTCTTTTCTGGAGAAGGTGCACGCGCACATCGCTTCCCAATCGACAACCCCAGTCGTCCTAACTCCACCGCGGGAAGCTCGCCTTCGATTTCCCTACCACGCGCTTCGCTGCTACGATGTATATGACCCCATGACGAGCCCTTCCCGCCATCGCCACTCTCGCCGAACGTTTGGGAGAACACGTTGCAGGTCGCCCGAGGAGCGGAGACGATGGAGCGGGAAGGACGCGGGGCGGCGGCGGGGGAGGAGAGGCGGTACAAGGGGGTGCGGCGGCGGAAGTGGGGCAAGTGGGTGTCGGAGATCCGGCTCCCCAACAGCCGCGACCGGATCTGGCTCGGGTCTTACGACTCACCCGAGAAGGCCGCCCGGGCTTTCGACGCCGCTGCCGTGTGCCTCCGTGGCCCCCGCGCCCGGCTCAACTTCCCCGATTCTCCTCCGCCCTGCGCCACGCAGCCCCTCTCCCCGCAGCAGATCCAGGCCGCAGCTGCCCGCCATGCCGCGACACCGCCGTCGCAGCCGAGGCTTGCTCCAACCGCTGGGGAGGCCGGGAGCGGGGAGCCGCTGGACTGGTCGTTCATGGACCCGCAGCAGGCGACAGCCTCGGAGGAAGGCACCGAGTTCCCAGCTGCGATGGATGACTACATGTACGACTTCTTCTCGCCGGCGCCGCCGGCGGATGTGGTGGAAGACCACGGGGCCGTCGACTTCGGGTCCAACTCTTTCCTCTGGAGTTTCTGAAGAGACGCTGCACCATAAGGAACTGCACGTCGCCGCTCTGCACATCGTTTACTTATATTCGTTCAAttgttcacatatatatatatatatatatatatatatatatatatatatatatatatatatatatatgatttgtcaTAATGCTATACAAAATTTAGGATCATTCTTTAGTGTAATTCCAATGATATAGAAACTCTGATTACTTATCATCATAGCAGTCGTTTTAGTGAGAGATAAAACAACTTTACAAACTCAATAAATCCACAATGAAATGTCAACTTTTGATTAACATAATATTTGGTGCAGCatactaataaaaaaaattggtAACTTAAAAGAGCAGACAAAATGactaagagaagaagaaaaagaagcagaATGTAAAATTCTAGCAGCCAATCTCAGTTCTTTAAACATAGCTATGAGTCATATGGAAATTGCCTGTCTAAATTTTTCCTCACTCATTTTAGAATGGGTTACCAAAACTATGACAAGAGAGTGTCAAAAGCATTGAGACACACACAAACAAAGCAGAGAGACAAACAAAAGAAGTGCCCCATGTTTCATTTAGTTTCCATTATTTCTTCACTTTAGAATGGGTTACCAAAACTATTTTGCTACTCTATCAAGCATCAGCACAAATGCAAGAGTTTATGACTTTGGAGTGCTTCTATGACAATTAAACAAGAATGTTCTGTAAGATTTGAGGCTCATCATGGCTTGAGGCACAGGAAGATATGGTAGTGAATTGAGGTCCAGATCCTCAAATCAACAACTAGAGTGCACATGCATATGATGAGACAGATTAAAGATCACCATCTAGATATCAAAACTATTTTCAGCTTCAGCTCGATTTTTTTCTGAAGAACCTAAAGGTGGCAAATTTGGGGTAGAGAAAAACAGAAGACAGATCAGGATCAGCTGTCCGCGAAACACCGCAGATGGCCATTGGCAGGAGCAAAAGGGCATGCTGCGAGCGGACAGCTCAGCTGCATTCGAGAACACGTGGTCCGAATCATACTGCTTACATGGTGATATGCCAATAGTATGCTGGTGCAGGATAGCAAGGAAAGTCTTACAACATGAACACTTCTCATTGGAAACTTGATGATGTCTATGACTCATGACAAGCAGCAAAGCTGGGATTATGGTCATTTACTTGTAAATCCACAATTGCACTA from Musa acuminata AAA Group cultivar baxijiao chromosome BXJ1-3, Cavendish_Baxijiao_AAA, whole genome shotgun sequence encodes the following:
- the LOC135636585 gene encoding ethylene-responsive transcription factor ERF016-like: MEREGRGAAAGEERRYKGVRRRKWGKWVSEIRLPNSRDRIWLGSYDSPEKAARAFDAAAVCLRGPRARLNFPDSPPPCATQPLSPQQIQAAAARHAATPPSQPRLAPTAGEAGSGEPLDWSFMDPQQATASEEGTEFPAAMDDYMYDFFSPAPPADVVEDHGAVDFGSNSFLWSF